The Vicinamibacteria bacterium genome contains the following window.
TAAACAGTCAAAGAAACTTGCGGCGGTCGAGCCGTCTCTTCGACCTTCCAGATAGCCGGCCGCCGACGCGCGCCCGAGCATCGCAACTCCCCACGAAAAGTGAAGTAACATACCCGCATCGATGAGCACCTTGAGGACGTGGATTCTCGCCGCGTTGGCGGTGGGGGGAGTCGCACACTGCAGCAACCTTCCCGGAATCCCGTCTCTTCTCGGGGACGCCGAGCCCGACCTCGTTCCGCTTCCCGCAGCGGGGTTTTGTCAGTCGGGAGGATTGCTGGTCGTGACGGTTCGCAATCAGGGTGGCGGTGACGCGAACGCCACGACGACGTCCATTCGGTTCACGCGGGG
Protein-coding sequences here:
- a CDS encoding CARDB domain-containing protein: MSTLRTWILAALAVGGVAHCSNLPGIPSLLGDAEPDLVPLPAAGFCQSGGLLVVTVRNQGGGDANATTTSIRFTRGAPADVPTPSVAGGRIAMLSPVGIPQECFAPDCVVQVTVDSRNDIAEADENNNSVEVTCPPPS